The sequence below is a genomic window from Paenibacillus silvisoli.
TTGCAATTCTAACGAACTCAAGCGACCTTATTTCGTCCGAAACAGCCGATTTCAGGCGTGGACGGCTGCAATAACGCTTCTGGAGTTCGTTAGCCGCCAGAAACGAGCTTTTCAGCCCAAATAAGCGCTATTGGGTTCGTTAGAATAGCGGGGCGAGCGCAAACGGGGGAGCCGCAGGCTGCTCGTGACCGCGGGGATAGATGGCACCTGCGTCATACGCCGATTACCAGCCACCGCTCCCCCTTCTGATCGCTAACGAATCGTATAACGCTTATTTGCTCGAATAAGCCTCGTTTGCAATTCTAACGAACTCCAGCGACCTTTTTCCGTCCGAAACAGCCAATTTCAGGCGCGGAGAGCCGAAATAACGCTTCTGGAGTTCGTTAGCCGCCAGAAACGAGCTTTTCAGCCCAAATAAGCGCTATTGGATTCGTTAGAATCGCTAGGCAAGGGCAGCAGGGGTAGCCGCAGGCTCGTGGCGGCGGAGATAGGCGGCACCAACAGCAAAAGGCGCTTTCGGCTTTGCCGAAAACGCCTTTTATCTAAAACCCTACCACCGAACCTCCACGCGCACGCCCTCCGGCCGATTCGCGTAGCGGATCAGCACGGTCGCGCTCGCCGCGTGCCACTCGAACACGGCCGGCTCGGCCGCGCCACCCGCCGCGGCGACGAACACCGCCTGCGGCTCGCGCGGGCAGCGGAACCGCGCCGAAGCGAGCGTCCCTTCCGGTCCCCGGGCCGCAAACGAAAAACCGCCTTCCCGCTCCGCGAAGTCGTCTACGCGGGAGGCCGCCGCAATCAGCGCCACGCCGCCACCGCCACCGACGCCCGCCTCAACGCGGCTGAGATCATACAGCAGCGCCTGCTCGCCCGGCGCCAGCGCGACCGTTTCGCGCACCGCGAGGTCGGCGCTCAACAAATCGACATAGACTCCCTGCAGCGTAAGCGGCTGCTCATGCACCGACTCCTCCAGCACGGCGGCGATGGTGTACGGGCCGCGGCGCAGCACCATGCTGTTGGTCGCCTGCCAGCGCAGCGCGGCGTCCTTCGCCGCAGCCGACTGCGTCATCGCCGCATCAACCGCAAGCCGCAGCCGTTCGGCGGCCGCCGGGTCGAGCGCGCATTGCGCAGGGTGTACATCCACAAAGGCCAAGCTGCCGCGGCCAACCGGATAGACGCCCGGCTCCAGCGCAGCCGAAACGCCGAGGCATGCGAAGAGATGCTCCTTCGGCGAGGCATACGCCTTCGCGCCTTGGTTCCACCACTCGCGAACCTCATGGAAGTCGTCGCTGCCATCTCCCACGTAGATCAGCGCGCCGCCTTCCTTCACCCACTCCGCCAGCACGTTATGAAGGCCCGACGATTCCGGCTTCATATATTCATAGCTCAGCACAAGCACCTTGTAATCGTCCAGATACCCGGCGAACCGCCCCGCATTGTCAAGCTGCACGGGGCGTACGGCGGCGCCATGCTTCAAGAGCGGCAGCGTCAGCCCATAAAACGGCGACCAGTCCAGCAGCTCCATAAACTCGCTGCCGAGAGCCGAAGCCACCTCCGTGCCGTCGTACTTAAAGCCCGTCGCCTCCTCGCTCCAATCGGGATGATTGCGCTGATACATCGCGGAATCGGCCAGCAGCACGCCGATCTGCGCGTTATCGGACAGCCATTCCGTATCGGGCTGATCCATGTCGGCAAGCGTATGCAGCACGATCTGCAGCTCGGTCGCGTAAGCCGCGGGGATGCCCTCGCGGCTCTCCCCGCCTTGCTTCGGATATGTGCCTTGATAAATGCGCCGCGGCCATGGACATACCTCGTACCGGCTCACTTGCGGATGCAGGAGCGAGGCGACCAAGGTGCGGATATAATTTTGACGGTAATCGTGCCAGGTGTGCTTCGGATCGTCTGCGATCGGGTCATGCAGGAACCACATCCGGCGGTTGGTCCCCCGGACAAGCTCCTGCATGATGCCGTATTCCAGAAACGCCGTCTCGAACGTCCGCTCCTTGCGCACTCCGTTGTACACGTTCGGCGTCTGCGCCGTACCGGTCCATACCTGCGCGATGTAGCCATCGACGCCGGGCAGCTCCAGCAGCTTAGACTCCGGACTCACGATCCGCCACTGCGTGTAGTTGATCAAGCTGTGCGTCGGCACGTAAAACCGGATGTCCCGGCCGTATTTGACCTTCGCATACTCCTTGAGCGTGCTGCAAATCCGGTCGAGCGTTCGCGTATACAGATGCGCCTTCAGCTTCGAAGCCCGGTATTGCGCATCGACCGTCGCGTGCGGCGGCTGCCACGGCTCGCGGTAATAAATTTCCCACTCCCGTTTGAACGCGTCGGAATAACCGCCCTCCACCCAGAACTCCGGCTCTTCCAGATGGATTGCCTCAACCCCGGCATCGACCGCCGGCCGAATTTGCTCCGTCAAGAAATCCGCATAAGCGATCGTCGGAACCATATAGGGAATGTCCGCCGAGGTACCGTGAATGATAGGCTCGCCTCGGCGGTTCTTCTGCGCCTCATCCCAATGCTGCCGGCCATCGACTTCGCCGTTTAAATAATGCTGATAGCCGCCCCAAGAAACGCCGGTCATCAGATGGACGACATAGCCCTTCTCTTTCCAACCCCGGATGCGCTCCTGCACGTTTTTGCCGATGCCGTATACCATGACAAAATCGGTCTGCAAATCGTACGAAGGATGATAAGGACCGCCCTCTTGAAAACCGGTCAACTCCCGCTCCCGGTTTCTAGCTAGCAAGGACACCGCGCTCGCCTCCTAAGCGTTCATTTTGATGCGTAGCGTCTTAATTTCGAAAGGCCGGAAGGACAGCTCCACCGATGCCGCCTCTTCCTTCAACAATGCGGTCGGACGCTCCATGAGGTCGGTCTCTTCGATCGTCTCGCAAGCGACACCGAACGAAACGCCAACCTGCGCCCGCGTGCCGGAAGCTTCATACAGACGGATGATCAGATGCTCGCTGTCCTCGGCTTTCTTCACCGCTTCGACCATGACATTCGAATTATCAAGCTGCAGCAAGGACCGCAGCCCGGCAGATTCCGAAGCACCTCCGCCAACGCCCCCGCCGCTCTTCACAACCGTAAGCGGCGCATTCAGCTCATAGCCCTTCTGATAAACTTTGGCTTGGACAAAATCGCCCTGATGCGGATAAATCGCATACGTAAACGCATGCTCGGCACGGTCTGCCACGGGGTCCGGATAGCTCGGACTGCGCAGCAGGTTAATGTCCAGCACGTTCCGCTCGGCGCTGTAGCCGTATTTGCTGTCGCTTAGCAGCGCAACGCCGTAGTCCGGCTGCGACAAATCGATATATTGATGGGCGCAAATTTCGTCCCGCACGAATTCGATCATCGTATTCCGGGTCGTTGGACGCTTCAAGTAGCCGAATTGGATCTCGCAGTTGACCTGATCCGTCATGACGCTGACCGGGAAGGCCGCGCGCAGCATGAGTTCCGACTCCCGCCAGTCCGCCTTCGTTTCGAATTGCACCGTCGCCGCTTGCGAAGCGAGCGTAATTCGCTGCACGAGCGTCGACTCGCCGAAGCGATAGGTTTGCTCAAGCACCGCGCAAGAACCTTCGACGCCGGCCCGGCTGCTAACCAGCTCCATCGTGCCCGCCGCCGTATCCCGGTAATCGCGAGGAAAATCCCAAGCGTCGCCTTTATCGTGATAGAGGGTCAGCACGTTGGCCTTCTTGCCCGGCTCGACCGACTCTCTGCCCGCCGCTTTGTCGAAGAGCGAAACGATGCTTCCGTCGGCGTCGAACGTCACGCGCAGCAATTGGTTTTCCAGAACAGTACCGCTAGCGCGAAGCTCCGAATTCCCCTCATCGCCGGCAGCTACGCGCCGCGCTTCCGACAGAGCGGCAAAGCCCATCGGAGGCACCTGAACCGCATAGAGGGCACCTTCGAACGCAACCAGCTCTTCCCGCGCCCAAGGCAGCGAGTTGGCGACGACCGGCTGGCCGCCTCCGCAGCCGGCCAACCGCGCCGCTTCCGCGTAGCGCTCGCCGATCAGCTCTTGAACGCGGCGATGCATAATGCCGTACCGTTCCAGCGACTCGTCGAAGACGCGCGTAATCGAAGAGCCCGGCAAAATATCATGGAACTGATAAAGCAGCACTTCTTTCCATATTTCCTCCAGCTCTGCGGCAGGATATCCGTCTCCGCCAAGCGCCAGCACCAGCGATGCGGCGAATTCCAGTTCGCGCAGCGCCTTTTCCATTTTGCGGTTGTACCATTTGTTGCGCGCTTGCGATGTCAACGTGCCTTGATGCTTCTCCAGATAGAGCTCGCCGCGGTACGTTTGGAACCGATCCTGTTCCTTCTCCAGCTTCTCGAAAAACGACAAGGACGTCTCCTGCACGACCGGCGGCAGTCCAAGCAAGTTTTTCTCGCGGGCCAGCCGTTCCAGATGCTCTTCGCCCGGTCCGCCGCCGCCGTCCCCGATGCCGAACAGCATGAGCGCGTTCTCGGACACGTTGCGGTCCAAATAGTTGTTCTCGATCTTCGCGAGCGATCGCGGCGCGCCGGGGCTGTTGTACGTATCTTCAGGCGGCAGATGCGTAAGCACCTTGCTGCCGTCTATGCCTTCCCAGTGGAAGCTGTGATGCGGATGCGAATTATAAACGCTCCAGGAAAGCTTCTGCGTCATCATGTAATCGACGCCCGATTGCTTCAGCAGCTGCGGCAAGCTTCCGTTGTAGCCGAATACGTCCGGCAGCCACAGCACCTTCATCTCCTTGCCGAACTCCTGCTCAAAGAACCGTTTTCCGTATAAAATCTGCCGCACGAGCGCTTCGCCGCCGGATATATTCGTATCGGGCTCTACCCACATCGCGCCTTGCACTTCCCAGCGCCCTTCTTTTACCCGTTCCTTAATGCTTTCGTAAAGCGCCGGATAGCGTTCTTTCATCCATTGATAGAGCTGCGGCTGGCTCGCGCCGAACATGTAATCGGGATACTTCTCCATATTGCGGAGCACCGTGGAGAACGTACGGGCCCCTTTGCGGATCGTCTCCCGAATTGGCCATAACCAAGCCAAATCCATATGCGCATGGCCGATGGCGCTGACCGTCAGCGTCGGATCGCCTCCGCGCTTCTCCAGCTGCTTTGCCAAAATCGCCCGCGCGCGGCTCACGCTCTCTTCGGTAATCTTCTCGAGCGCAAGCGCCGCATCGTACAGACTTTGCAGCACCTGCTCTTTTCTCGCGGCCGAATCGTGCAGCTGCTCCGCCAGCTCAAGCAGCACCTCGTAGTCGTAGTACAGATGCCGGACTTCCTCATTGCAAATCGCGATGTCCGCTTCCTTCAGCGTGCCGCTGCGATACTTGCCGAAGAGGTCATTACAGCCGGCGTCCGCCCATAGATCGATTCGCTGGCCGGCCGCGGACGCGCCGAGATCGACGACGCGCTTCCCCGGCAAGCCGAGGCTGTAATCGAATTCGGAATTGATATTCGTCAAGCCTTGCAGCGGCGAACCTTCGCGGTCGACAAGGCAAAGCTCCCCGTTCACGTCGATGAGCAGAACAGCCTTCTTCCCCGAAGCGTTATCCGGTACTTGTCCCTCAAACCGGAACCAGGCGCAATCCCACAGATTGCCCCACTTGTCGCCAGGCTGAAGC
It includes:
- a CDS encoding alpha-mannosidase, translating into MPYETKKIKLEKAKGLLPRIRDAIYEPIAALGVTAWVTKEPVSYEERTSGRQLELQPGDKWGNLWDCAWFRFEGQVPDNASGKKAVLLIDVNGELCLVDREGSPLQGLTNINSEFDYSLGLPGKRVVDLGASAAGQRIDLWADAGCNDLFGKYRSGTLKEADIAICNEEVRHLYYDYEVLLELAEQLHDSAARKEQVLQSLYDAALALEKITEESVSRARAILAKQLEKRGGDPTLTVSAIGHAHMDLAWLWPIRETIRKGARTFSTVLRNMEKYPDYMFGASQPQLYQWMKERYPALYESIKERVKEGRWEVQGAMWVEPDTNISGGEALVRQILYGKRFFEQEFGKEMKVLWLPDVFGYNGSLPQLLKQSGVDYMMTQKLSWSVYNSHPHHSFHWEGIDGSKVLTHLPPEDTYNSPGAPRSLAKIENNYLDRNVSENALMLFGIGDGGGGPGEEHLERLAREKNLLGLPPVVQETSLSFFEKLEKEQDRFQTYRGELYLEKHQGTLTSQARNKWYNRKMEKALRELEFAASLVLALGGDGYPAAELEEIWKEVLLYQFHDILPGSSITRVFDESLERYGIMHRRVQELIGERYAEAARLAGCGGGQPVVANSLPWAREELVAFEGALYAVQVPPMGFAALSEARRVAAGDEGNSELRASGTVLENQLLRVTFDADGSIVSLFDKAAGRESVEPGKKANVLTLYHDKGDAWDFPRDYRDTAAGTMELVSSRAGVEGSCAVLEQTYRFGESTLVQRITLASQAATVQFETKADWRESELMLRAAFPVSVMTDQVNCEIQFGYLKRPTTRNTMIEFVRDEICAHQYIDLSQPDYGVALLSDSKYGYSAERNVLDINLLRSPSYPDPVADRAEHAFTYAIYPHQGDFVQAKVYQKGYELNAPLTVVKSGGGVGGGASESAGLRSLLQLDNSNVMVEAVKKAEDSEHLIIRLYEASGTRAQVGVSFGVACETIEETDLMERPTALLKEEAASVELSFRPFEIKTLRIKMNA